In one window of Niallia sp. Man26 DNA:
- the nrdI gene encoding class Ib ribonucleoside-diphosphate reductase assembly flavoprotein NrdI, giving the protein MFIVFDSKTGNVRRFVQKLELPEHNLIELKAGLKVYEPFILLTYTTGMGQVPQTTLDFLKANHTNLYAVVSSGNKNWGQNFALSANKISNMYGVPILHKFEMSGMPEDVEIVRERVQNISYETHRIKQRSDTA; this is encoded by the coding sequence CGCTTTGTGCAAAAACTAGAGCTTCCAGAGCACAATTTAATAGAACTAAAGGCTGGACTAAAAGTCTATGAACCTTTTATACTATTAACTTATACAACTGGAATGGGGCAGGTTCCTCAAACAACTTTAGACTTCCTTAAGGCAAATCACACCAATCTCTATGCAGTCGTATCGAGTGGTAATAAAAATTGGGGGCAAAACTTTGCTTTAAGTGCAAATAAGATATCAAATATGTACGGGGTACCGATTCTCCATAAGTTTGAGATGAGCGGCATGCCCGAGGATGTGGAGATAGTTAGGGAAAGGGTGCAAAATATTAGCTATGAGACACATAGAATTAAACAACGAAGTGACACAGCTTAA